A portion of the Thalassotalea sp. LPB0316 genome contains these proteins:
- the dnaJ gene encoding molecular chaperone DnaJ, giving the protein MSKRDYYETLGVQKGASEREIKKAYKRLAMKYHPDRTQGDKEKEETFKQVKEAYEVLGDEQKRAAYDQYGHAAFEQGGMGGGGFGGGQDFGDIFGDVFGDIFGGGRRGGGGGSRARRGSDLRYNLEMSLEDAVKGKSVDIKVPTYVACEPCDGSGAKKGTSAKTCSTCHGHGQVQMRQGLFAVQQTCPTCNGQGKVISDPCNACHGQGRVQKTKTLNAKIPAGVDTGDRIRLSGEGEAGEHGAPAGDLYVQVNVKEHPIFVRDENHLYCEVPISFTTAALGGEIEVPTLGGKVKLKIPKETQTGKMFRLRGKGVKSVRSSVTGDLMCKVVVETPVNLSGDQADLLRQLDEKMGKSTAKHSPRETGFFDGVKKFFDDLKS; this is encoded by the coding sequence ATGTCAAAACGTGATTATTACGAAACGCTTGGAGTACAAAAAGGTGCTTCAGAACGCGAAATTAAGAAAGCTTATAAGCGTTTAGCGATGAAATATCACCCTGATCGTACTCAAGGTGATAAGGAAAAAGAAGAAACGTTTAAGCAAGTTAAAGAAGCGTACGAAGTATTGGGTGACGAGCAAAAACGCGCAGCTTACGACCAATATGGTCATGCAGCTTTTGAACAAGGCGGCATGGGCGGTGGCGGTTTTGGTGGTGGCCAAGACTTCGGTGATATTTTCGGTGATGTATTCGGTGACATCTTCGGCGGCGGTCGTCGTGGCGGTGGCGGTGGTTCTCGTGCGCGCCGAGGTAGCGACTTGCGTTACAACTTAGAAATGAGTTTAGAAGACGCCGTTAAAGGTAAGTCGGTTGACATCAAAGTACCAACATATGTGGCGTGTGAGCCGTGTGACGGCAGTGGTGCGAAGAAGGGCACATCAGCTAAAACGTGTTCTACGTGTCATGGTCATGGCCAAGTGCAAATGCGTCAAGGTTTATTTGCCGTTCAGCAAACATGTCCAACGTGTAATGGCCAAGGTAAAGTGATTTCTGATCCATGTAATGCTTGTCATGGTCAAGGTCGTGTTCAGAAAACCAAAACGCTTAATGCCAAAATCCCAGCAGGTGTTGACACTGGCGACAGAATTCGTCTATCTGGTGAAGGTGAAGCCGGTGAGCATGGTGCGCCAGCAGGTGATTTATACGTTCAGGTTAATGTTAAAGAACATCCTATTTTTGTTCGTGATGAAAACCATTTATATTGTGAAGTGCCAATTAGTTTCACGACAGCAGCACTTGGCGGTGAGATCGAAGTCCCCACGTTAGGTGGTAAAGTTAAGTTAAAGATCCCGAAAGAAACGCAAACCGGTAAAATGTTCCGACTACGCGGTAAAGGGGTTAAGTCAGTACGTTCAAGTGTAACGGGTGACTTAATGTGTAAAGTGGTTGTTGAAACGCCGGTAAACTTATCTGGTGATCAAGCTGATCTGTTACGTCAATTAGACGAGAAAATGGGCAAGAGCACTGCAAAGCATAGCCCGCGTGAAACCGGATTTTTTGACGGTGTTAAGAAGTTCTTTGACGACTTAAAATCGTAA
- a CDS encoding type II toxin-antitoxin system RatA family toxin: MPTINRSALVMHSVEQMFTLINDVLNYPLFVPDCADSKIIEQDDNSMTASLLVSKGGVKKWFTTHNTYTKNETVTLELVDGPFKYLKGAWQLTPLSDDACKIDFVIDYEFSSKVFDFAFGKVFNHITNNMVQAFTKRAKEVYS; the protein is encoded by the coding sequence ATGCCAACCATTAATCGTAGCGCATTAGTTATGCACAGTGTCGAGCAAATGTTTACACTGATCAATGATGTCTTAAATTATCCGTTATTTGTGCCAGATTGTGCTGACAGTAAAATCATTGAACAAGATGATAATTCAATGACCGCTTCACTGTTAGTTTCCAAAGGCGGTGTTAAAAAGTGGTTTACTACGCATAATACCTATACCAAAAACGAAACGGTGACGCTTGAGTTAGTTGATGGTCCATTTAAATACTTAAAAGGGGCGTGGCAATTAACACCGTTATCTGATGACGCGTGTAAAATTGACTTTGTGATTGATTATGAATTTTCGAGCAAGGTGTTCGACTTTGCTTTTGGTAAAGTATTTAATCACATCACCAATAACATGGTACAAGCATTTACTAAACGTGCAAAAGAGGTATATAGCTAA
- the nadK gene encoding NAD(+) kinase yields the protein MTALYKTIGLIGKPHHQGAEKTITTLCEFLSQAGYQVLIEETVANTISLQNIVIASLVDIGERADLAIVIGGDGYMLGAARVLSCYNIGVIGVNRGNLGFLTDLSPDNVIEPLKQILAGESYSEQRFLIEAEVYRHGKLKSSNSAMNEAVLHAGKVANMIEFEVYIDNKFMFSQRSDGLIISTPTGSTAYSMSAGGPILTPNLNALSLVPMFPHTLTSRPIVVDGDSELKLVLANENYENLQVSCDGHVILAVMPGDEVYIRKSPNTLRLIHPADHNYLKVLRSKLSWGNRLY from the coding sequence ATGACAGCACTGTATAAAACGATAGGCCTGATTGGTAAACCGCATCACCAGGGCGCAGAAAAAACAATCACCACCTTGTGTGAGTTTTTAAGCCAAGCGGGTTACCAAGTGTTAATTGAAGAAACCGTTGCAAATACGATTTCACTGCAAAATATCGTGATCGCATCGCTAGTTGATATCGGTGAAAGAGCTGACCTTGCCATCGTTATTGGTGGCGATGGCTATATGCTAGGTGCTGCCCGCGTGCTTTCTTGTTACAACATTGGTGTGATTGGGGTTAACCGCGGTAACTTGGGTTTTTTAACCGATTTATCACCCGATAACGTGATTGAACCATTAAAGCAAATCTTAGCGGGTGAGTCTTATTCAGAGCAGCGCTTTTTAATTGAAGCTGAAGTGTATCGCCACGGTAAACTAAAAAGTTCAAACTCGGCGATGAACGAAGCGGTTCTCCACGCTGGTAAAGTCGCCAATATGATTGAATTTGAAGTCTATATCGACAACAAATTTATGTTTAGTCAACGCTCTGATGGCCTAATTATTTCAACACCAACGGGGTCAACTGCTTATTCGATGTCTGCTGGTGGGCCAATATTAACACCTAATTTAAATGCGCTATCATTAGTGCCGATGTTTCCTCACACTCTCACCTCACGGCCAATTGTGGTGGACGGCGATAGTGAATTAAAGCTAGTACTGGCGAATGAAAACTACGAAAACTTGCAAGTGAGCTGTGACGGTCATGTAATTCTTGCCGTTATGCCTGGCGATGAAGTTTACATTCGCAAAAGTCCAAACACATTGCGCCTGATACACCCTGCCGACCACAACTATTTAAAAGTGCTGCGTTCAAAATTGAGTTGGGGCAATAGACTTTATTAA
- a CDS encoding Lrp/AsnC family transcriptional regulator, with translation MKKLDEIDLRILTILFADADITNKELAGQIGIAPSTCLERVKRMKQSGVIKNAFVDINFKTLGGNIEAIAAIRLQPYSEEIVNQLRDDLLKLPEIVSLYHMGGNYDYFIHMSVKDSEHLRRFVFEAITSRDEVQTVETSLVFEHSRSGVLPNFSEE, from the coding sequence ATGAAAAAGTTAGACGAAATTGATTTACGCATATTAACAATATTATTTGCTGATGCTGATATTACCAACAAAGAATTAGCCGGCCAGATAGGTATTGCCCCTTCAACTTGCCTTGAGCGGGTTAAGCGCATGAAGCAAAGCGGCGTAATAAAAAATGCTTTTGTCGACATCAACTTTAAAACCCTAGGTGGTAACATTGAAGCGATCGCCGCGATAAGATTGCAACCGTACTCAGAAGAAATTGTGAACCAGCTACGTGACGACCTACTCAAATTGCCTGAAATTGTTAGCCTTTATCATATGGGTGGCAATTACGATTATTTCATTCACATGTCGGTCAAGGACTCTGAGCATTTACGTCGCTTTGTTTTTGAAGCGATAACCTCACGAGATGAAGTACAAACCGTTGAAACCTCATTAGTATTTGAACATAGTCGCAGTGGGGTGCTGCCCAACTTCAGTGAAGAATAA
- the recN gene encoding DNA repair protein RecN, with product MLTQLTITNFAIVKQLELDWRSGMTTITGETGAGKSIAIDALGLCLGDRATTNVVRPNTPKADLSATFDIKNNTNAKQWLLQHDLICDDDCILRRVISSEGRSKAYINGSPVPLTQLREIGRLLINIHGQHDHQLIVKATEQRKLLDGYAKHQNLLDDVSYYAKKWSALSSELETLKASQTQREAEQQLLQYQVKELDEFAITEGEFETLENDYKKFSNSQSILQDSLFVLEGTSENEQFNVLDVLRQSVDRLSQYADLDQDIANISNTYQEALIQLEDACQDLRHFHDRLELDPEQYQLIEDRYSSAINLARKHQVAPESLHVKHQELQQALANISGDDTRQEQIYRELDATKAEYDEAAQRLHESRQVAASQLSQLITQSIRELNMPHGQFSVAVTKKPSETLNGQGSDEIVFLVSINPGQAQEAMHKVASGGELSRISLAMQVILADKVTSPALIFDEVDVGISGPTAAMVGEKLKQLAKNTQVICVTHLPQVACKGHQQYFVAKLTDGEHTETTVTELSKQARVQEIARLLAGDKISEHSLANATELLAS from the coding sequence ATGCTAACGCAATTAACCATCACAAATTTTGCTATTGTTAAACAACTCGAATTAGACTGGCGCTCGGGTATGACCACCATTACTGGGGAGACCGGCGCAGGTAAATCTATTGCCATTGACGCCTTAGGCTTGTGCTTAGGCGATCGCGCAACCACTAATGTGGTGAGGCCAAACACGCCCAAAGCCGATTTAAGTGCAACGTTTGACATTAAAAATAACACCAATGCCAAACAGTGGTTATTACAGCATGATTTGATCTGTGACGACGACTGTATTTTGCGCCGAGTTATTTCAAGCGAGGGTCGTTCAAAAGCCTATATAAATGGCTCACCAGTTCCTTTAACACAACTGCGTGAAATAGGCCGTTTACTGATCAACATTCACGGCCAGCACGACCATCAACTGATCGTAAAAGCCACTGAGCAAAGAAAACTTCTTGATGGTTATGCCAAACATCAAAACTTACTTGATGACGTTAGCTATTATGCGAAGAAGTGGTCAGCACTTAGTAGTGAACTCGAAACCTTAAAAGCTAGCCAAACTCAGCGTGAAGCTGAGCAACAATTACTTCAATATCAAGTTAAGGAGCTCGATGAATTTGCCATTACAGAAGGTGAATTTGAGACACTTGAAAACGACTATAAAAAATTCAGTAACTCACAAAGTATCCTCCAAGATAGCTTGTTTGTTTTAGAAGGCACCAGTGAAAATGAGCAATTTAATGTCCTTGATGTTTTGCGCCAAAGTGTTGATCGTTTATCGCAGTATGCCGATCTAGATCAAGATATCGCGAATATATCAAACACCTATCAAGAGGCACTGATCCAGCTTGAAGATGCTTGTCAAGATTTACGCCATTTTCACGACAGGTTAGAGCTTGATCCTGAGCAGTATCAGCTAATTGAAGATCGTTACTCCAGTGCAATCAACCTTGCGCGTAAACATCAAGTTGCGCCTGAATCATTGCATGTAAAACACCAAGAGCTACAGCAAGCGTTAGCCAATATTTCTGGCGACGATACAAGGCAAGAGCAAATATATCGAGAATTAGACGCGACAAAAGCTGAATATGATGAAGCCGCTCAAAGGTTACATGAGTCAAGACAAGTAGCAGCAAGCCAGTTAAGCCAATTGATCACCCAAAGTATTCGAGAGCTCAATATGCCACATGGCCAATTTAGTGTTGCAGTGACAAAGAAACCATCAGAAACACTTAATGGCCAAGGCAGTGATGAAATTGTTTTCTTGGTTAGCATTAACCCTGGTCAAGCCCAAGAGGCGATGCACAAAGTGGCATCTGGCGGTGAGTTATCGCGCATTAGCTTGGCGATGCAAGTAATTTTGGCTGACAAAGTCACCTCGCCTGCGCTAATTTTTGATGAAGTAGATGTTGGTATAAGTGGCCCAACTGCCGCCATGGTTGGTGAAAAGCTAAAGCAGTTAGCAAAAAATACCCAAGTTATTTGTGTAACCCACTTACCGCAAGTTGCCTGCAAGGGCCATCAGCAATACTTTGTCGCTAAGTTAACCGATGGCGAACACACAGAAACTACGGTGACGGAACTTAGCAAGCAAGCACGAGTCCAAGAGATTGCTCGTTTACTGGCGGGTGATAAAATATCTGAACACAGTTTAGCCAATGCTACAGAGCTTTTGGCAAGTTAA
- a CDS encoding amidohydrolase family protein yields MTISAKLTKINAHGHLLPYPEQIPAFMREKKYFWVDDERQFMHQNNWRRPITDASFFLNEKIEWMAKHQIEHEVVLNLSQLYCNGVPEADALDILRFQNDFNAQVQDQHPDKFTTGFVVQPAYIDQALAEIIRCVEQHKMRLLCLSTHYLNHQGEWVSVADESCEAIWQLADKYQLAVEIHPYDAGKMVNLQDVYWRNHLVWMMAQTADTFLMFSLKGFAQKYPNVRTCFAHGAMLAQANIARVNQGVMGRPDLFPDAHNPNMTMQASNVYFDSLVHDPLTLEMMIKRVGSSQILWGVDDPYPLGEMETVQGCYPGVLLDEIAKQGVISDQQKQQMMSGNILAWLGT; encoded by the coding sequence ATGACGATTTCAGCTAAGCTAACCAAAATTAACGCACATGGCCATTTGTTGCCATACCCTGAACAAATTCCTGCGTTTATGCGCGAGAAAAAATACTTCTGGGTGGATGATGAACGCCAATTTATGCATCAAAACAATTGGCGCAGACCAATTACTGATGCGAGCTTCTTTCTCAATGAAAAAATCGAGTGGATGGCAAAACACCAAATCGAGCACGAGGTAGTACTTAATCTTTCCCAGTTATATTGCAATGGTGTACCTGAAGCTGACGCCCTTGATATTCTGCGCTTCCAGAATGATTTTAACGCCCAGGTACAAGACCAGCATCCAGACAAATTTACTACTGGCTTTGTCGTGCAACCAGCATACATTGATCAAGCACTTGCAGAAATAATCCGCTGTGTTGAGCAACACAAAATGCGCTTGTTATGCTTGAGTACGCATTATTTGAACCATCAAGGTGAGTGGGTAAGTGTTGCTGATGAAAGCTGTGAGGCAATTTGGCAGTTAGCTGATAAATATCAACTCGCGGTTGAGATCCATCCTTATGATGCTGGCAAAATGGTCAATTTACAGGATGTTTATTGGCGAAATCATTTAGTTTGGATGATGGCCCAAACCGCTGATACTTTTTTAATGTTCTCTCTTAAAGGTTTTGCGCAAAAATACCCTAACGTACGTACGTGTTTTGCCCATGGCGCAATGCTCGCTCAGGCCAATATTGCACGAGTAAATCAAGGTGTTATGGGGCGTCCGGATCTATTTCCTGATGCGCATAATCCCAATATGACAATGCAAGCCAGTAATGTCTATTTTGATAGCCTAGTACACGATCCACTGACACTTGAAATGATGATCAAGCGCGTTGGCAGTAGTCAAATTCTCTGGGGGGTTGACGACCCTTACCCATTAGGTGAAATGGAAACGGTGCAAGGTTGCTACCCAGGCGTGTTATTAGATGAAATAGCCAAGCAAGGCGTAATTTCAGATCAGCAGAAACAGCAGATGATGTCTGGCAATATCCTTGCGTGGCTAGGGACATAG
- the smpB gene encoding SsrA-binding protein SmpB, with protein sequence MAKKKSKKSTSNTIALNKKARHNYTLTDKFEAGMSLQGWEIKSIRDGKVNISDCYVHIKDREAYLVGAEIMPLKMASTHVVCDPTRARKLLLNKRELDKLIGAVEREGYSLIATAMYWKKCWVKLEFYLGKGKKAHDKRADVKDREWSVDKGRIMKNKNLGK encoded by the coding sequence ATGGCAAAGAAAAAATCAAAAAAATCGACTAGCAACACCATTGCACTTAATAAGAAAGCTCGCCACAACTACACCCTAACCGATAAATTCGAAGCAGGTATGAGTTTACAAGGCTGGGAAATCAAGAGTATTCGCGATGGCAAAGTAAATATTTCAGATTGCTACGTTCATATCAAAGACAGGGAAGCTTATTTAGTGGGTGCTGAAATCATGCCACTAAAAATGGCTTCAACCCACGTGGTTTGTGATCCAACCCGCGCGCGTAAGCTATTACTCAACAAACGAGAGTTAGATAAACTTATCGGCGCGGTGGAGCGCGAAGGATACTCATTAATTGCAACGGCAATGTATTGGAAGAAATGCTGGGTAAAACTTGAGTTTTATTTAGGTAAAGGTAAGAAAGCGCATGATAAGCGCGCCGATGTTAAAGACCGAGAATGGTCAGTTGACAAAGGTCGTATCATGAAAAACAAAAACCTTGGCAAATAA
- a CDS encoding RnfH family protein produces the protein MGNSTIQVEVVYGTPKKQELLTVSVAEGIDVEQAIHESGILDIFPEIDLSVNNVGIWNRSVKLSEQVKDLDRIEIYRPLIADPKEVRKRRAEQAKADGRADKVTGGRVNPLRGNNKE, from the coding sequence GTGGGGAATTCTACGATCCAAGTTGAAGTAGTGTATGGAACACCGAAAAAACAAGAACTACTTACCGTGAGTGTTGCTGAAGGTATCGATGTAGAGCAAGCTATTCATGAGTCTGGGATTTTGGATATTTTTCCGGAGATAGACTTGAGCGTGAATAACGTCGGTATTTGGAATCGCAGCGTAAAATTATCTGAGCAGGTAAAAGATCTCGATAGAATTGAGATTTACCGCCCCTTGATTGCAGATCCGAAAGAAGTGCGAAAGCGTCGCGCAGAGCAAGCTAAAGCCGATGGCAGGGCTGATAAAGTAACAGGCGGTCGAGTCAACCCGCTTCGTGGTAATAACAAAGAATAG
- the nhaA gene encoding Na+/H+ antiporter NhaA: MALKTIQSFLKLEAASGILLMFAAVLAMIIANSPLNIYYALLLDVPVKVAVGSFEIAKPLLLWINDGLMALFFFLVGLELKREFLEGDLSQPGQITLPAIGAIGGMLVPASIYAMLNYQDPDAINGWAIPTATDIAFALGILSLIGSRVPLQLKVFLTSLAIFDDLGAIIVIALFYTEQLSITSLVIATVVLTTLFIMNKRGVTSTSPYIFFGVVLWVAVLKSGVHATLAGVALALFIPIKGKGDEPSPLKSLEHNLHEMVAFIILPIFAFANAGINLSGVGLNEVLSPVPLGIILGLFIGKQIGVFGFCWVMIKLGVAKLPEAMNWRLLYGASLLCGVGFTMSLFIGSLAFEQTGDNLIFQDRLGIIIGSLISGLLGYFVIKSSVKDLPENKE; this comes from the coding sequence ATGGCACTAAAAACAATACAGTCATTTTTAAAGCTTGAAGCGGCAAGTGGCATCTTACTGATGTTCGCAGCCGTACTAGCGATGATTATCGCTAACTCACCATTGAATATTTACTACGCTTTATTACTCGACGTCCCAGTAAAGGTAGCCGTTGGTAGCTTTGAGATAGCAAAACCACTATTACTTTGGATCAACGATGGCCTAATGGCATTGTTTTTCTTCCTTGTAGGCTTAGAACTTAAACGCGAATTTTTAGAAGGTGATTTATCACAGCCGGGCCAAATTACCTTACCTGCAATCGGTGCGATTGGCGGTATGCTAGTTCCTGCGTCAATTTATGCAATGCTCAACTACCAAGATCCCGATGCGATTAATGGTTGGGCGATCCCAACAGCAACCGATATCGCTTTTGCTTTAGGGATTTTGTCACTGATTGGCTCTCGCGTGCCATTGCAGCTAAAAGTGTTTTTAACATCGTTAGCTATTTTTGACGATCTCGGTGCGATAATCGTCATTGCTTTATTTTACACAGAGCAGTTATCTATTACCTCGCTCGTGATTGCAACAGTAGTACTTACCACTTTGTTTATTATGAATAAGCGCGGGGTTACTAGTACTTCACCTTACATATTTTTCGGGGTTGTTTTGTGGGTGGCAGTATTAAAATCTGGTGTACATGCAACGTTAGCTGGGGTGGCGCTTGCCTTGTTTATTCCGATCAAAGGTAAAGGTGACGAACCATCGCCATTAAAATCATTAGAGCACAATTTACACGAAATGGTGGCGTTTATTATTCTGCCTATCTTTGCTTTCGCTAATGCCGGTATCAACTTATCAGGGGTGGGCTTAAATGAGGTCCTTTCTCCGGTACCGTTAGGGATTATTTTAGGTTTGTTTATTGGTAAACAAATCGGGGTCTTTGGTTTTTGCTGGGTAATGATCAAGCTAGGTGTCGCTAAATTGCCAGAAGCCATGAACTGGCGTTTACTTTACGGTGCATCGTTATTATGTGGTGTCGGTTTTACGATGAGTTTATTTATAGGGTCATTAGCGTTTGAGCAAACCGGTGATAACCTTATTTTCCAAGATCGACTTGGTATTATAATTGGCTCACTCATTTCAGGTTTACTCGGCTATTTTGTTATCAAGTCATCAGTGAAGGACTTACCAGAAAACAAAGAGTAG
- a CDS encoding outer membrane protein assembly factor BamE, with protein MLLRVSVIALTLSLSACSNWVYRIDIPQGNYLEQKAIDQLQIGMTKEQVKFVLGSPVIVDTFKPDVWHYVYEFNSGKDKKLDFKKQFILTFKDEKLASAEGDFEVPESFYTPMENG; from the coding sequence ATGCTGTTAAGAGTATCTGTTATTGCACTGACGCTATCATTAAGTGCTTGTTCAAATTGGGTTTATCGAATTGACATTCCACAAGGTAATTACCTTGAGCAAAAGGCTATCGACCAATTGCAAATAGGCATGACAAAAGAGCAAGTAAAATTTGTTTTAGGTAGCCCAGTAATTGTTGACACTTTTAAGCCAGATGTTTGGCATTACGTTTACGAGTTTAATTCAGGTAAAGACAAAAAATTAGACTTCAAAAAACAATTTATCTTAACCTTTAAAGACGAGAAACTCGCAAGCGCTGAAGGTGATTTTGAAGTGCCAGAATCGTTTTACACGCCAATGGAAAATGGTTAG
- the grpE gene encoding nucleotide exchange factor GrpE → MTNESTQNEAAQDVANNEEVVNETEQAVEEQAVEVDAEVLSPEQEKINELELALAAAQSTVADQKDSVIRAKAEVDNIRRRAAQDVDKARKFALEKFAGEMLTTVDNLERALQSIDKEDEAQKAMYEGVELTYQGLISSLEKSGVTAVDPQDQPFNPELHQAMSMQEVPGVAPNTVIAVMQKGYELNGRLIRPAMVMVSKAPAVDTQA, encoded by the coding sequence ATGACTAACGAGTCAACGCAAAACGAAGCAGCACAAGACGTTGCAAATAATGAAGAAGTAGTAAACGAAACTGAGCAGGCTGTTGAAGAACAAGCTGTAGAAGTGGACGCTGAAGTACTTAGCCCTGAGCAAGAAAAAATCAACGAGCTAGAGTTAGCGCTTGCAGCCGCGCAAAGCACGGTAGCAGATCAAAAAGACAGTGTGATTCGCGCAAAAGCTGAAGTTGATAATATTCGTCGCCGCGCCGCTCAAGATGTCGACAAAGCGCGTAAATTTGCTTTAGAAAAGTTCGCTGGTGAAATGTTAACAACGGTTGACAACTTAGAGCGTGCTCTTCAAAGCATCGACAAAGAAGACGAAGCACAAAAAGCAATGTACGAAGGTGTTGAGTTGACCTACCAAGGCTTAATTTCCTCACTAGAGAAATCAGGTGTTACGGCAGTTGATCCACAAGACCAACCGTTTAATCCTGAGTTACATCAAGCAATGTCAATGCAAGAAGTACCTGGTGTTGCGCCAAATACCGTGATTGCAGTGATGCAAAAAGGCTATGAATTAAATGGTCGTTTAATTCGCCCTGCAATGGTCATGGTATCAAAAGCACCAGCGGTAGATACGCAAGCGTAA
- the dnaK gene encoding molecular chaperone DnaK, with amino-acid sequence MGKIIGIDLGTTNSCVAVLDGDKVRVIENAEGDRTTPSIIAYTDDGETLVGQPAKRQAVTNPKNTLFAIKRLIGRRFEDKEVQRDIGIMPFGIVKADNGDAWVEAKGEKMAPPQVSAEVLKKMKKTAEDFLGEKVTEAVITVPAYFNDSQRQATKDAGRIAGLDVKRIINEPTAAALAYGMDKQKGDKVVAVYDLGGGTFDISIIEIDEMDGEHTFEVLATNGDTHLGGEDFDNRLINYLVDEFKKDSGMDLTKDPLAMQRLKEAAEKAKCELSSAQQTDVNLPYITADASGPKHMNIKVTRAKLESLVEDMVKATLEPLKTALADADLSTSDVTDVILVGGQTRMPLVQKVVTDFFGKEPRKDVNPDEAVASGAAVQAGVLSGDVTDVLLLDVTPLSLGIETMGGVMTKVIEKNTTIPTKQSQTFSTAEDNQAAVTVHVIQGERKQASANKSLGQFNLEGIDPAPRGMPQIEVTFDIDADGILHVSAKDKNTGKEQKITIKASSGLSDDEVEQMVRDAEANADADAKFEELVTARNQADGMVHATKTQITEAGDDLPAEDKEKIEAAISELEVAIKGDDKDAIDAKQQALIEASAKLMEIAQAKAQAQGGAADGVAPEADAGQAGDDVVDAEFEEVKDDK; translated from the coding sequence ATGGGCAAAATTATTGGTATTGACCTAGGGACAACTAACTCATGTGTTGCTGTTTTAGACGGCGACAAAGTACGCGTAATTGAAAATGCTGAAGGCGACCGTACAACTCCTTCAATCATCGCATACACAGACGATGGTGAAACACTTGTTGGTCAACCAGCGAAACGCCAAGCAGTAACCAACCCTAAAAACACGTTATTTGCTATCAAGCGTTTAATTGGTCGTCGCTTTGAAGATAAAGAAGTTCAGCGCGATATTGGCATCATGCCATTTGGTATTGTAAAAGCCGACAACGGCGATGCTTGGGTAGAAGCTAAAGGCGAAAAAATGGCGCCACCACAAGTTTCTGCTGAAGTCTTAAAGAAAATGAAGAAAACGGCTGAAGACTTTCTTGGTGAGAAAGTTACTGAAGCGGTTATCACTGTACCTGCATACTTTAACGACTCTCAACGTCAAGCAACTAAAGACGCTGGTCGTATCGCTGGTTTAGACGTTAAACGTATTATCAACGAGCCTACAGCAGCTGCCCTTGCTTACGGTATGGACAAGCAAAAAGGTGATAAAGTTGTCGCAGTATACGACTTAGGTGGTGGTACATTCGATATCTCAATTATCGAAATTGACGAAATGGACGGCGAGCACACGTTTGAAGTATTAGCGACAAACGGTGACACTCACTTAGGTGGTGAAGATTTCGACAACCGTTTGATCAACTACTTAGTAGACGAGTTCAAGAAAGATTCAGGCATGGATTTAACAAAAGATCCATTAGCAATGCAGCGTTTAAAAGAAGCGGCTGAAAAGGCAAAATGTGAGCTTTCTTCTGCGCAGCAAACTGATGTTAATTTGCCATACATCACTGCTGATGCGTCAGGTCCTAAGCACATGAACATCAAAGTAACACGTGCAAAACTTGAGTCACTTGTTGAAGATATGGTTAAAGCAACGTTAGAGCCGTTAAAAACTGCTTTAGCTGATGCTGACTTATCAACTTCTGACGTTACAGACGTTATCTTAGTTGGTGGTCAAACACGTATGCCATTAGTACAGAAAGTGGTTACTGACTTCTTCGGCAAAGAGCCTCGTAAAGATGTAAACCCTGATGAAGCAGTAGCTTCAGGTGCAGCGGTTCAAGCAGGTGTATTATCAGGTGACGTAACAGACGTTCTATTACTAGACGTTACACCATTATCTCTAGGTATTGAGACAATGGGTGGCGTGATGACTAAAGTTATCGAGAAGAACACAACGATTCCGACTAAGCAATCACAAACGTTCTCAACAGCGGAAGACAACCAAGCGGCAGTAACGGTTCACGTTATTCAAGGTGAGCGTAAGCAAGCGAGTGCGAACAAGTCGTTAGGCCAGTTCAACCTAGAAGGTATTGATCCAGCACCACGCGGTATGCCGCAAATCGAAGTAACATTCGACATCGATGCTGACGGTATCTTACACGTGTCGGCAAAAGACAAGAACACAGGTAAAGAGCAAAAGATCACCATCAAAGCGTCTTCTGGTTTATCAGACGATGAAGTAGAACAAATGGTACGTGACGCAGAAGCAAATGCTGATGCTGATGCTAAGTTCGAAGAGTTAGTCACTGCTCGTAACCAAGCTGACGGCATGGTACACGCAACGAAAACTCAAATTACTGAAGCCGGTGATGACTTACCAGCAGAAGACAAAGAGAAAATCGAGGCGGCAATTAGCGAATTAGAAGTGGCGATTAAAGGCGACGACAAAGACGCAATCGATGCTAAGCAACAAGCGTTAATCGAAGCTTCAGCTAAGTTAATGGAAATTGCTCAAGCTAAAGCACAAGCTCAAGGTGGTGCAGCAGACGGCGTAGCGCCAGAAGCGGATGCAGGTCAAGCTGGCGATGACGTTGTTGACGCTGAGTTTGAAGAGGTTAAAGACGACAAGTAA